A window from Thermoplasmata archaeon encodes these proteins:
- the hypB gene encoding hydrogenase nickel incorporation protein HypB, translating to MHKITEVQIGTDILKANLSIAQEISRELKEHGIKSYEFMGSIGSGKTLIIERIIDKLKAKGIRCAVIAGDVSGNDDYLRFIAHGAQAVNVNTGKECHLDAHYIHHAIDQLDLHSIDVLFIENVGNLVCPSDFPLGADMRIVVISTTEGDDMVRKHPVIFANADLAVLNKKDLAGYVDVDMNVIISDYKRILPHKKILLTDAKHGEGIDELMKEMGL from the coding sequence ATGCACAAGATAACGGAAGTCCAGATAGGCACTGACATTTTGAAAGCAAATCTTTCAATTGCCCAGGAAATTTCCAGGGAATTAAAGGAGCACGGGATAAAAAGCTATGAGTTCATGGGCTCCATTGGTTCTGGCAAGACCTTGATAATTGAGCGGATAATTGACAAATTGAAGGCGAAGGGAATTCGCTGTGCGGTGATTGCTGGCGATGTTTCTGGTAACGATGATTATCTCCGTTTTATCGCTCATGGGGCTCAAGCGGTAAATGTGAACACGGGTAAGGAGTGTCATCTTGATGCTCACTACATCCATCATGCCATAGATCAACTTGACCTACATTCAATTGATGTGCTTTTCATTGAAAATGTGGGTAATCTGGTCTGTCCCTCTGATTTCCCGCTTGGTGCAGACATGCGCATTGTGGTGATTTCCACAACCGAAGGCGATGATATGGTGCGAAAGCATCCAGTCATCTTTGCAAATGCAGATTTGGCTGTGCTCAACAAAAAAGACCTTGCGGGCTATGTGGATGTGGACATGAATGTGATAATTTCAGATTACAAAAGAATACTACCCCACAAGAAAATCCTGCTCACTGATGCCAAACACGGAGAAGGCATCGATGAGTTGATGAAAGAAATGGGGCTTTAA
- a CDS encoding oligosaccharide flippase family protein, translating into MTVYRKYLASTVVVGAGNLVGYALNFVFFLLAARFLLFEDFGVFRYLVSLGMIFYNSLFAGIYTTMTRFLSSEEKQTIGFNVLGFSTILLLASLPIMVFIGGISLCLLALSFFVSQFAYSYFRGIHAYKQLSLYLVAANAIRIALLGFLYLCSPEVLLFSFIYLVATLLPLPFVLSRKALCASHGLLNKNLLKRLVRFSLPLYVSSIAYILVANLDAVFVKEFLSPAELSYYMAAKTLMTVFVFAPFAVSTVMLPETAKNMEIKKNLQFGLALTAGISFLLAIPFLLIPTTLLGIIYPESYLPASQVLPTLSIAMVLFACSDVFASVWTGAGKPLYEGFVLGIAAVADVVLLWLLVPTMGMPGAAFALLIAYGIAIFLWAGIAGSHSLQKPLRQ; encoded by the coding sequence ATGACTGTTTACAGAAAGTATCTGGCTAGCACGGTTGTAGTGGGCGCAGGCAACCTTGTGGGTTATGCACTGAATTTCGTGTTTTTCCTGCTCGCAGCCAGATTCCTGCTCTTTGAAGATTTTGGTGTCTTCAGATACCTAGTTTCTTTGGGAATGATTTTCTACAATTCCCTGTTTGCTGGCATCTACACCACGATGACCAGGTTTCTGAGTTCGGAGGAGAAACAGACAATTGGATTTAATGTGCTGGGATTTTCCACAATTCTCCTGCTTGCTTCGCTTCCAATCATGGTTTTCATTGGCGGCATCTCTCTCTGCCTCCTTGCCCTTTCATTCTTTGTTTCCCAGTTTGCTTATTCTTATTTTCGGGGCATTCATGCTTACAAGCAACTTTCTCTTTATCTCGTTGCCGCAAATGCAATCAGAATTGCCCTTCTTGGATTTCTCTATTTGTGTTCCCCAGAGGTTCTGCTGTTCTCATTCATCTACCTTGTTGCAACCCTGCTTCCCCTGCCTTTCGTGCTCTCAAGAAAGGCACTCTGTGCCTCCCATGGCCTACTCAATAAAAACCTGCTGAAAAGATTGGTTAGGTTCTCACTTCCCCTCTATGTTTCTTCAATCGCATACATTCTTGTAGCCAATCTGGATGCCGTGTTTGTCAAAGAATTTCTGAGCCCTGCTGAACTTTCTTACTACATGGCTGCTAAAACTTTGATGACTGTGTTTGTGTTTGCACCTTTCGCTGTGAGTACTGTGATGCTGCCAGAAACCGCAAAAAATATGGAGATAAAGAAAAACCTGCAATTCGGGCTTGCCCTTACTGCAGGCATCTCGTTTCTCCTTGCAATCCCATTTCTACTGATTCCCACAACCTTGTTAGGCATCATTTATCCCGAGAGTTATCTGCCTGCATCTCAGGTGCTACCAACGCTCAGTATTGCGATGGTTCTTTTTGCCTGCTCTGATGTTTTTGCTTCTGTCTGGACTGGTGCTGGCAAACCGTTATACGAGGGGTTTGTGCTTGGCATCGCCGCAGTTGCAGACGTAGTATTGCTCTGGTTACTGGTGCCAACAATGGGAATGCCGGGTGCGGCATTTGCCCTGCTCATTGCTTATGGAATTGCCATATTCCTCTGGGCTGGAATTGCAGGTTCACACTCTCTTCAAAAACCTCTGAGACAATAA
- a CDS encoding PD-(D/E)XK nuclease family protein translates to MGIKLSYSSIETYKNCPLQYKLSRIDKIEPEGTTIEAFMGTLVHETLEKLYTDLINGKLDPLKELEDFYTAEWKTRWDPDKVKIVKQEYTAENYFDVGKNCIISYYKKFYPFNQALPLWVEKDFTIDLGEGVEITGVIDRVDKAGNGKYEIHDYKTTGTLPDKDWCEENEQLAIYQIALQEQFDDVKEVRLIWHYLRFDTEREVLRTPEQLNMLKENLRTIAFEILNQKEFEAKKSVLCNWCQYWKYCPLKKHTLKLEEFGPEEITAEEGFQLATRYGELHEKIRELEDELDAVKKKLLEYARANNYLAVVGRDCEVKIREYDNIELPAKESPEYTMLKEAIFAAGLAEELLEIDRFNLSQKLKSENLPPSLLQTINQLCGFSKYAKFYCSTKKKEYTL, encoded by the coding sequence ATGGGAATAAAACTCTCATATTCTAGCATAGAGACATACAAAAACTGCCCACTCCAGTATAAATTGTCTAGAATTGACAAAATTGAGCCAGAAGGAACGACCATAGAAGCATTCATGGGCACACTTGTTCATGAAACACTAGAAAAACTCTACACTGATTTGATCAATGGGAAGCTTGATCCGTTGAAAGAACTTGAGGATTTCTACACTGCCGAGTGGAAGACACGATGGGACCCTGATAAGGTAAAGATTGTGAAACAGGAGTACACTGCGGAAAATTACTTTGATGTTGGAAAAAATTGTATCATCAGCTACTACAAAAAATTCTATCCTTTCAACCAGGCACTGCCGCTCTGGGTAGAGAAAGATTTTACAATAGACCTTGGCGAGGGCGTAGAGATTACTGGTGTGATTGACCGTGTGGATAAGGCAGGAAATGGGAAGTATGAAATCCACGACTACAAGACCACCGGCACATTGCCTGACAAGGACTGGTGCGAGGAAAACGAGCAGCTTGCAATTTATCAGATTGCTCTCCAGGAGCAGTTTGACGATGTGAAAGAGGTGCGATTAATCTGGCACTATCTCCGTTTTGACACAGAGCGGGAGGTGCTCCGCACACCCGAGCAACTGAACATGCTGAAGGAGAATCTGAGAACCATCGCCTTTGAAATTCTCAACCAGAAAGAATTTGAAGCAAAAAAGAGTGTGCTCTGCAACTGGTGCCAGTACTGGAAATACTGCCCGCTTAAAAAACACACATTGAAATTGGAGGAGTTTGGACCAGAAGAAATTACTGCTGAAGAAGGTTTTCAACTTGCTACCCGTTACGGAGAACTCCATGAAAAAATTCGGGAACTCGAGGATGAATTGGATGCTGTGAAGAAAAAACTGCTGGAGTATGCAAGAGCCAATAACTATCTGGCAGTCGTTGGGAGAGATTGTGAGGTAAAAATTAGGGAGTATGATAACATAGAGCTGCCAGCAAAAGAGAGTCCTGAGTACACCATGCTCAAAGAGGCAATCTTTGCTGCAGGGCTTGCTGAAGAGTTGCTGGAGATTGACCGTTTCAATCTTTCACAAAAACTGAAGAGTGAAAATCTTCCTCCATCTCTTCTCCAGACCATAAACCAGCTTTGCGGATTCTCCAAATACGCAAAGTTTTACTGCAGCACGAAAAAGAAGGAATACACATTATGA
- a CDS encoding DHH family phosphoesterase, producing the protein MHVQSIVVLMRRRAREVAHTIVSIASEHNCLPFYIVAHADADGITASAIITRVLNAQKIMPIVVFTNSTEINEIVYHGTINPVLRTPTDAKEGIWIFLDTGFNSLNVLEKLKKKIIIDHHFCSEQHLKKAQTGTFNKSISHESWTLLLSPHLFGVAHNECTAAFLAYLIAKNVREDREHGPLAVVGALGDGIYGKEFTISGIAREAVQESIEKNEIQIKRDLLVPGKETLSIKNLLIEMNQMLEMGFETEALLSEMVSDLKIPKNEIEENRWIDLLPKEKRNILSWIAKKRLKMGHDAGAVLGMVGEVYHLKKHRPGIHMHDCAEFGKLLNECGERALAHEAYHLCLQQTEENYRNLVDKLYLR; encoded by the coding sequence ATGCATGTGCAAAGCATTGTCGTATTGATGAGAAGAAGGGCCAGGGAAGTGGCACACACCATTGTTTCTATAGCGTCAGAACATAACTGCTTACCTTTTTACATTGTCGCACATGCAGATGCAGACGGCATTACCGCATCCGCAATAATAACTAGGGTGCTTAATGCTCAAAAAATCATGCCGATAGTTGTGTTCACAAACTCAACGGAAATAAACGAGATAGTTTATCACGGCACGATAAATCCAGTACTACGAACTCCTACGGATGCAAAAGAGGGCATCTGGATTTTTTTGGATACTGGTTTCAACTCCCTCAATGTCCTCGAGAAACTCAAAAAGAAGATAATAATAGACCATCACTTCTGCAGCGAACAACACTTGAAAAAAGCACAAACTGGCACATTTAATAAATCTATTAGCCATGAGTCTTGGACATTGCTGTTATCCCCGCATCTTTTTGGAGTTGCGCACAATGAGTGCACTGCTGCGTTTCTTGCTTACCTCATCGCTAAGAATGTGCGGGAAGATAGAGAACATGGGCCGCTTGCAGTAGTGGGGGCGTTGGGCGATGGCATCTATGGAAAAGAGTTTACAATTTCAGGAATTGCAAGAGAGGCTGTTCAGGAATCAATAGAGAAGAATGAAATTCAGATAAAGAGAGACCTCCTAGTTCCAGGCAAAGAGACCCTTTCCATTAAGAACCTACTCATAGAGATGAACCAGATGTTAGAGATGGGCTTTGAAACTGAGGCGCTGTTATCTGAAATGGTCTCAGATTTAAAAATTCCGAAAAATGAAATTGAAGAAAATAGATGGATTGATCTCTTACCGAAAGAAAAGCGGAATATTCTCTCATGGATTGCAAAAAAAAGATTGAAAATGGGGCACGACGCAGGAGCGGTTCTTGGGATGGTGGGTGAGGTTTACCACCTTAAAAAACATAGGCCAGGTATACATATGCATGACTGTGCCGAATTCGGAAAACTTTTGAACGAATGTGGCGAGAGAGCACTTGCCCATGAGGCCTATCACCTTTGCCTCCAGCAAACCGAAGAAAATTACAGAAATCTTGTCGACAAACTCTATCTACGCTGA
- a CDS encoding DUF6485 family protein has translation MDCRKAENARKCTCTYEPCPRKGICCECIAYHRSHGELPGCLFPPEAERTYDRSIEYFVKVQRR, from the coding sequence ATGGACTGCAGAAAGGCAGAAAATGCGAGAAAATGCACCTGCACATACGAGCCGTGCCCGAGAAAGGGCATTTGCTGCGAATGCATCGCCTACCACAGGAGTCATGGAGAATTGCCAGGGTGTCTGTTTCCTCCTGAAGCAGAACGCACCTACGACAGAAGCATTGAATACTTTGTAAAGGTTCAGCGTAGATAG
- a CDS encoding sulfide-dependent adenosine diphosphate thiazole synthase: MAKLFSKASEKDVTKAIVSQFAKDMVDFTEVDVAIIGAGPSGLQAARDLSLSGIKTLVIERNNYLGGGFWIGGFLMNTVTLREPSQKILDEIGVPYTEYTKGLYITPGPHACSKLIASACDAGVKFLNMAKFDDVVIREKNRVGGVVINWTPVSALPREITCVDPVALEAKVVIDASGHDAVVVKKLEERGLIKTPGFGAMWVEKSEDAVVEHTCEAYPGLIVTGMAVSTTFGLPRMGPTFGSMLLSGRKGAEIAKKLIKKK, from the coding sequence ATGGCAAAGCTCTTCTCAAAGGCAAGTGAAAAGGATGTGACAAAAGCGATAGTTAGCCAGTTTGCAAAGGATATGGTGGACTTCACAGAGGTGGATGTGGCAATTATTGGTGCAGGCCCAAGTGGCTTGCAGGCAGCAAGAGACCTCTCACTCAGTGGAATAAAAACACTTGTGATAGAGAGAAACAACTATCTGGGTGGTGGTTTCTGGATTGGCGGTTTCTTGATGAACACTGTTACACTGCGTGAGCCAAGCCAGAAAATTCTTGATGAAATAGGAGTTCCCTACACGGAATACACAAAGGGTCTCTACATAACACCTGGACCGCATGCCTGCTCCAAACTGATTGCAAGTGCCTGCGATGCGGGTGTTAAATTCCTGAACATGGCAAAATTTGACGATGTGGTAATTCGTGAGAAAAACAGAGTTGGGGGTGTTGTGATTAACTGGACGCCGGTTTCCGCCCTGCCAAGAGAAATTACATGTGTTGACCCAGTTGCTTTAGAAGCAAAGGTTGTGATTGACGCAAGCGGACATGATGCCGTCGTTGTGAAAAAGCTTGAGGAGCGGGGGCTCATCAAGACACCTGGCTTCGGTGCAATGTGGGTTGAAAAGTCAGAGGATGCAGTCGTAGAACACACATGCGAGGCCTACCCTGGCTTGATTGTCACAGGAATGGCTGTTTCCACGACCTTTGGGCTGCCAAGAATGGGCCCCACATTTGGCTCAATGCTGCTTTCAGGCAGAAAGGGGGCTGAGATTGCAAAGAAACTTATCAAGAAGAAATAA